One Sporosarcina sp. ANT_H38 genomic window, TTAATTCCGACCATTTGTACATGCCTTGTTCTTCCCGTTCCGTCATTAGGATAATCCGTTTGAAATGAGGCAGTTTACCACTTGAGATAGAGCCTTTCACACCCGTCGTCAGTTCAGGGCAAACCATACGGATAATATCTATGTAACTCGTTCCTTTAAAGTTTTCATCCAAAATAAGCGTTGTTGCATCAGATTGCTTCATTAGATATTCCAACTCCGTAGCTTGATAATTCGTATTTACTGTAACAAGGACTGCCCCGATTTTCCCCGTTGCATATTGGCTAAGCAGCCATTCCCTTTTATTGTCTGACCAGATAGCAACGTTTTCTCCTTTTTCGATACCCATGCCGATGAACGCTTTCGCTAGTTCGTCCGTTTCTTCATCAAATTCCTTATATGTTTTCCGAATCCCATGTTCCGGATAGACATACGCTTCCTGCGCAGGATAAAGCTCCGCCTGTTCTCTTATGATTTCCCCCACTGTTTTACGTAGCAATGTCATGTCCATTCCCCTTTTCCAAAATAATCATTTAACGATATTTTATCACAAAATTCACAAGATTAGGCGAACTAATTAGAAGTAGCAAAATCGGTTTATAATTGAGAGCTACATAGTGTGTATTGTAAGGTTCTTGTTTATCGTTGGTTTCTTTTCGAAAAGTGTTGTCTTTTATAAAGAACGCGTTGTGCCCCCCTCACCATAGCGCATCCGCCTTGAAACCACTAAATTCCGAAGAAAAACACACAGTTTTCATCTTTCGTCATAAAAGGTAAAAAATATGGTCATTTTAATAACAATGATAACTATAGATAAAACTAATAATGCTGTTGTAATTGAAGTACTGACTACCCAATTAATAACTACATCGTTTTTTTAAGCTTTATTGTTAGTTCACCACTGTCGTAGTCTGTTAATCTTAATCCACAAACAAATTCTGGAGGGATTATATGGTTATCGAATTATTGACTTCACATGCATCCGTGCGAAAATATAAAGATATTTCACTACCAAAGGAAGATGTATTTGAACTTATTCAGGCGGGTCAGCATGCCGCCACTTCTCATTTTGTACAAGCGTACTCTGTCATTTATGTAACGGACCCCGATAAACGAAAGAAACTCGCTGAACTTGCGAAGAACCCGCAGCAGATTTTATCAGCAGGCGCCGTTTTAGTCTTTTGCGCGGACTATTACCGATTGATGAAGGCAGCGAACTTAATAGGGAAAGACATTGATTTCTCCTCTGCCGAAAATCTCCTTGTTGGCTCTATCGACGTTGCTCTATTCGCTCAAAATGTTGCGATTGCGGCTGAATCAAAAGGCTACGGCATTTGCTACATCGGTGGTGTCCGTAATGCACCAGAAGAAATAAGCGAACTGCTGTCGCTCCCTAAAGGTGTTGCTCCGATGTTCGCTATGACTATTGGTGTTCCAGATGAAGCAAATGAAGTGAAACCGCGCTTACCAATTGAAGCAATTATTCACGAAAACAGCTACGATATGGAAAAATATGACGAACTCCTCCCAGCTTACGATGACATAATGAACGACTATTATCTAAGCCGCGGCTCAAACCGAAAAGACGCCGCATGGTCCGACTCAATGGCAGACTTTTTAAGGGCCCCTCGACGAACGCATATGAAAGATTTTTTGAAGAAACAGGGATTTGAGTTTAACTAGGAGAGATGACAATGCAATTTGAAGAATTAGTGGACGTATTAACACGCCGGATGACAGACGGGTCTTTTATTGGTGGGACAATCAGCCAATCCCGCACAAAAACAGATGATTTAAAACGGGTGAAAGTGAAACCCGTTGAGTTAAAGGGACAGTTGCATATTCAATTTGAATACCAGTACGAACGAGTGTTAAACCACGAAAACGTTACAACTGATTTATTAGGGGCGTACTTACTGCAACTGCTTGAACGTTTCAGACAAATACATGCCGAGTTTTCAGATGAAAAGATTCAGGTCCAACTGACGAAAAAATTTAAAGTAATGTGGAAATCAGAAAAAGTAGCATCTGAAAAAATAGTTAACCTTTCACACAATCGCAAGAAAAATTATTTACTGGATGAAAATACAGCCTATCCATTTTTAGTCCGACTCGGCGTACAAACTCCCGACGGCCAGGTAAAAAAGCAAAAGCACGACAAGTTTAGGCAAATTAACAGGTTCGTCGAATTCATCGACGATTCTCTTGCTCACTTACCAAAAGATCGAACTGTACGTATTCTTGATTTCGGTTCTGGTAAATCCTATTTAACATTCGCACTGTATCATTACTTACGTATCGAAAAAGGGCTAGATATTAAGGTAACTGGGCTTGATTTAAAAAAAGAAGTGATTGAGGAATGCAGCACAATTGCAAAGGATCTTGGTTACGATAACCTTGAATTCCTCGTAGGAGATATTAACGACTACAACGACGAAACGTCTGTCGACATGGTCGTCACACTCCACGCATGCGATGTTGCAACGGATATGGCACTTGCCCGTGCGGTGAAATGGGGTGCGAAAGTCATTTTGAGCGTCCCTTGTTGTCAGCACGAACTGTTCTCGCAGGTCAATTCCCCTGCGCTCGACGTTATGCTTCAACACGGCCTCATTAAAGAGCGGTTCTCGGCACTTGCTACCGATTCTATCCGTGCGGAGTTATTGTCACTTGTTGGATACGAAGCGCAGCTATTAGAGTTTATCGATATGGAGCATACACCGAAAAACATTTTGATACGGGCTTATCAGACCGGACGAGAGGCTTCCGCTGATGATTTTATACGCTATAACGAATTCAAGACTCTGTTGAATGCGGATCCATTTTTGGAGAGAGAATTGGAGCATTTGTTGAATAAATAAGCAACCTCATCTACGTTTGCTATAAGCGAATGTAGATGAGGCTTTTCATAGTTAAAACGAAACAACTAATCTGCTGCATAGTTCACATGATAGACTTTATAAAATCATATGTTTCCCACGGAGGTTAACATGGCGCTACTGCATGAGTTTTACCTAATTCCCAGCTCGATCGATGTGCAAGACTTCTATAGGACAACGAAAAACAACGACGCCATCATAGATAGTGTCAATATACATGATGATATGATCACTTACATCTACGACTCATTGAATTGGATCCCAAGTAGAAATCCGGCGTTGCGAGGTATGCCACATGGACAAGGTATCCATTACCACGGCATTACACTTTTCGATGAACATTCGTCACGAGACTTACTAAGAATTTTCACTGCTTGGCGAGACCTATTCAGCAATTCGCCTGACATATTCCAGCTGAAGGGTCAATTCATAATCAATCGGGATGAGCATGAAATCCTATATTTCGATCGCAATGAAATCGTTGATCAATTCGAGACAATGATCTCAATGTCTAACTATCTCGCTGACGGGAATTATTACTTGTATTACTGTGGTATTTGAAAATTTTCTGAATAAAAGACCTCAACGAAGAGGTTTTTCTTTAACATAGCCCTCTATAAATCGGAAGTGTCTACTTAGATTTAAAACTTCATACTAGCTCTTATCTTTTCAGGAATCATTACCACTTCTGTTTTTAAATCCAGAGGTTTAAAGGTATCATCAATGCATTCATCCCAATATGCTAAATGCTTCTTATCTATCCAATGCTCTGATTCTTCTACTTCCTGACCACCTTCGCCTTGAACTGAATACCAATATAAAAATTCATCTCCATTGAGATGTTCTCTAAATATAGTTTCTACATACATTTTCTCGCCTTCAAGGGTTATTAGCACGTGTTTCATGTTTTCGTTCAGAAAAGTTATCCATTCATTTACCTTTTCTGATTTATCTTTCTTAACCCTGAATCTTGTTAACTCAACGTTCATGTTTCTCCCACCCTTTGTTCATTTTTCAAACAGTAAAAATGATCTTCAAAAACTTTCGATACGTTGCTCCTGAGAATTTCATTTCCATTCATCACGAAATCCTCCTCCACACCGACTATTCCAGTGTCACTCCCAAAAATACATAGCCATCCCGTTCATACTGCCCTGAAAAAATGACTGGAACCCTCTCGTTAAAAATCGGACCATCTACGACAACCGTATGAAATTCACCAGACTCCCCGCATGCATCAATGCCAAGTACCTCCAGTTCATCCATCAGCTCCAAAGTGAATTTGCGGCCTATGAAGTGTGCCGGCATCATTTTTGTATTGACGACAACTATGTACGCCTCGAATCCCGCTTCTATAAATTCTTCTAAAATCTCGCGACGCGGCTCCATCCATAGCGGATGTACTGCTTCCATATCGACTTTTGCACATGTATTTTGGACCCATACCAAATGGTCTTCAAGATCGATATCCCCAAAAACTCCGTAACTGATGCCCGACTCAACGCATTCCTTCATCGCGTCTAAAAATTGCTCTTCATATCCTTGCCAGTCAGCTCCCCTTATCATTAAAGGGACGCCAATTCTTGCTGCTTGGGCTTCCACGACTTCAAAAGGCAGCGCATGCGATTTTGACCGTTCTTCATCCTTTTCAAACATTGTCCATAACCGTTTCGGAACGCCACCCGCTTTCATTGCGCGGTAATAAGCCATCGCAGAATCTTTTCCGCCGCTCCATGATGCAACAAATGATATATCCATCATTTTGTACATTCCTCCGTATAGTTAATTATTGTTTTTTATTTTTAGCATCGGTTCATATCTTTCAAGCTCATCACCCTTATTTTGCAATGCTTCTTTAGGCTCCGATAATTTCATTACAAAAATAGAAACAAAGCTCAAAAGAACTCTAAAATCTACTAGCAACGCAATACCAAAAACAGTATTATCGTCACAACCCACACCCTAAATTATATTTTTCGTTTTATTTATTTTACCATGAATTTGCCAACACTATTGAAAGGATTCTAATAATTTGCTTTTGCAGCGAATAAAAACATAAAACTTTTCAGACATACTGCCCGTCAAATACTTATAACGTGTTCGCGACATGTTGAAAATTGGAGAAGGTGAATCTTTAGTCATGACAAAAAAAGAGAAGTTCGAACTTGTAGAAAATTTTATAGTAGAAAACCGGGAAGCTCATTATCGTCTTGCATACAGCTATGTTAGAAATAAAGAAAATGCACTTGATATCGTACAAGATGCCATTCTAAAAGCGCTCAGTTCAATTGATCGACTTGAAGAAATCGCCTATTTGAAAACATGGTTCTATCGAATAATCGTGAACACATGCATTGATTTCATCCGAAAACATCAGCGTATTACAGTGATGGACGATGACATTCTTGGCATTCATTTACCACAGTTAGAAGATGACATTATCGACATGGACTTACAAGATGCCATTGACCAGCTACCTCACAAATATAGATCTCTTATTATTCTCCGATTTTTTGAGGATTTGAAAATTGATGAAATCGCTGCAGTGATGGATGAAAATGTGAATACGATTAAAACAAGATTGTATGCAGCATTGAAAAAGTTGCGCATTGAAGTCGGGGAGGAATTCAGATTATGAAAAAAATAAATAAGCTAAAAAAGGATTATGACGAAACGGAGATTCCATCTGAGTTGAAGGACTTCGTTAAAGCTTCGATTCGGCAAGCAAAGTCATCACAGAAGAAACGTCCATTTCTTAAACAATGGACGTTAGGAGCCGTCGCGGCTGCTGCTCTATTTATCGGAAGTATCAATGTAAGCCCATCTTTCGCGCAAGCTATGGCAAACGTTCCACTTCTCGGAGTAATTGTGGATGTGTTTACCGCACAACAATTGACTGTCGATGAAAAAACGTACCAAGCGAATGTCGCCACACCAAAAATTGAAGGTTTGGAGGATGAAGGACTGCAAACTTCATTGAATGAGAAATACCTTAAGGAAAATAAAGTGCTCTTCGAACAGTTCCAACAGGATGTTTCGGAATTGGAAAAGGCAGGTGGCGGTCATCTTGGAATCGATACTGGCTATGAAGTGAAAACAGATAATGAACAGCTTCTATCGATTGCTCGCTATGAGGTGAATACGGTCGGATCCTCATCAACCACAATGAAGTACGACACAATCGATAAACAGAACAGCATTTTAATCACATTGCCCAGTCTGTTTAAAAATGACAAATATGTGGAGGCCATTAGCTCTTACATAGTAGGTGAAATGGAGCGGCAAATGGATGCAGATGAAGAGGTCTCTTACTTTTTGAATAGTGAATTTTTCGATGATTTCAAAACAATCCAATCCGATCAGTCGTTCTATATCACAGATCACAATAAGCTCGTCATTTCATTCGATAAATACGAAGTTGCACCTGGTTATATGGGAGTCGTGACGTTTGAAATTCCGTCAGTTATTTTGAAAGATCTGCTGGTCAGCGACACATACATTAACTAATTCCTTTTAGAAAGTGACACTTTTTTAATATAAGCAAGAAAAAACCATAGAGAAAGCATCAGCCGCCAAAATTGCATCTTTGGCGGCTTTTCTCCAGGTAAGAATCCAGCTATTCTTTCGTCCCAAAAATGCTTCAGCACTCTGTGTATTTATGTATTTGGAGCACGACGGATGAAGGACAACCATACGATTACAGAAAAAAAAGTGTAGGGATGCGACAAAGTCGCATCTCTACACATATAAACATCTCGGTGATCGTAATAGAAGTTATTCAATTTACTGGTGACTTTTGGTGAATCAACAGACGTGCTCTTTTGTGATTCAATTATGCTGGCATTGGCGTATCTGTTGGTTCTGTGTAACCTTCTTTGTAATTTTCATCGATGAATTTACGGATTTCTTTTAACGATTTACCGTCCTGCTTCATCATTACAGATTGCACAGCGATATCTAGACAAACTTGGCAACGTGTACCATGGTCATCCCAGACAACAGAACCATCTTCACGAACTTCGTCTATGAAACAATTCAAGTTACTATCGTGGCCTGCGCTTTCTCCACACCCACAATAGCATGGCATCCACTCGATAATATCCGTTGCAGTGCCCGCCATTTGATAGACAAGACGCATATCCTCCGATTTGTCATCTAGGAACGAAGGTAAAATATCGGCAGAAGCCGTTACTTCTTGCAAGTCACCGTTTGGTACATGCTTCTGTTCCCCATGTTTCATGTCATGTTCTTTCTCACTCGGCTGCGCTTTTTCTCCGCATGCTGAAAGGACAAGAATCGCTGTAAGCAAGATGAACATCAAATTCTTTTTCATATACTGCCCACTCCTTATTCGCATAGTTGTCCTTTCATCATAACCCAAAACAACATGTTTATAAGTTACAGTTTGATGGACAATCAAACTTGACGGCAATTATCCCCTTGCTTAATCCAATACCGGATACCCTTCCAACACTGTTTGCTCAGAAGGTTTTTGAATGTAAGCACATGTTTCATTTTCAAAGATAATTTGTTGCTCAGGATCCGTAAGTAAATTACAATACGGACACTCTTTGTCGTACACGTCGAAGTCGCCTCCTTATCTACCAATCATTTTCGAAGGAACGACATACTCGTCAAACTGTTCTTCCGTCAGCAAGCCTGATTTGAGTGCTGCTTCTTTCAGCGTTGTACCTTCCGCATGTGCAGTTTTCGCTATTTTTGCAGCATTTTCGTAACCGATATAAGGATTAAGTGCCGTCACAAGCATGAGTGAGTTTTGAACTTTACGATCAATCTCTTCACGATTCGGTTCAATTCCCACTGCACAGTTTTCATTAAAACTGATCATCGCATCGCTCAACAATGTCACAGATTGAAGGAAGTTGAAAATGATAACGGGTTTGAAGACATTCAGTTCAAAGTTCCCTTGACTCGCTGCAAAGCCGATTGTTGCGTCATTCCCCATTACTTGTGCAACAACCATCGTAAGTGCTTCACTTTGAGTTGGATTCACTTTTCCTGGCATGATGGAACTGCCCGGTTCATTCTCAGGAATCGTAATTTCACCAATACCTGAACGTGGTCCGCTAGCCAACCAGCGCACGTCATTAGCAATTTTCATAAGGTCTGCCGCAAGCGCTTTAATAGCACCATGAACGTAAACAATCTCATCATAACTTGTAAGTGAATGGAATTTATTAATCGCGGATGTAAATTCTATCCCCACTGCCGTGCTGATTTCAGCAGCAACACGATCACCGAATCCAGCTGGCGCGTTAAGTCCTGTTCCAACAGCCGTTCCGCCAATTGCAAGTTCTTTCATTGACTCGACGCTGTCTGTAATCATTTTTTCCGTTTTCTCGAGCATGCGGTGCCAACCGCTAATTTCCTGACCAAGAGTTAGAGGCGTCGCGTCTTGTAAATGCGTACGGCCGATTTTAATGATATCCATGAACTCCTCAGATTTCTTGCCAAGTGTTGCTTTCAATACACCAATTGCCGGTACGAGCTGTTGTTGCACTGCAACAACTCCTGCAACATGCAGCGCCGTCGGGAATGTATCATTTGAGCTTTGCGATTTATTGACATCATCGTTCGGATGTAGACGATCTTCCTCGCCCCACTCCTCAAGCAATTGATTGCCACGGTATGCAAGTACTTCGTTCATATTCATGTTGGATTGAGTACCGCTTCCTGTTTGCCATACGACAAGCGGGAAATGATCATCCAGTTTTCCAGAGACTACTTCATCTGCAGCTGCAGAGATTGCCTTCATTTTTGCTTCTGATAGGGCGCCATGTGCATGGCTCGCGATAGCAGCTGATTTTTTTAAATGAGCAAATGCACGAATAACACCAATCGGCATTTTTTCTCCACCAATTTTAAAGTTTTGCTTACTGCGTTGTGTTTGCGCTCCCCATAGCTTGTCCGCAGGTACTTTAATTTCACCAAATGTGTCATGTTCAATACGATAATCCATTCTTCATCCCTCTTTCGTTTGTAAGTATTTCCATTATCTCATGATTGGCACCTTTTTATCATGTGCCCAGTCTTGGATAAATGCTTTTTGCCTAGGATTCAAGTTTTCCGGCAATTCATCTCTACCAAAGAAACAGTGTGCTTGGCTTTCTGCTCCGCCCTGTTGCAATTCTCCTGAATACGTTGTCGAATGAAAAATAACTTGCACGCTGTATACCTGGTCTCCATTCGGATATGTCACAAAACAGGACTCACCAGAATAAAGCCCAAATAGCTGAAGCTCCTCCACAACCAATCCCGTTTCTTCATATGTCTCCCTTTGCACTGTTTCTTCAAACGTTTCCCCGATTTCCATCACGCCACCCGGAATGCACCAATTGTCCTCATCTGTGCGGTGTTGGAGCAGGACTTTGTCTTCGTTCGTTATTATGACGCCGCAACCGACCGTAAGTAGTGATTCCTTACCAATCATTCTCCTCATTGTTTGAATGTAATCCATAGTATTTCCCCCTTTTTGTTATGCAAAAAAGACACGGTTTCCCGAGTCTTTTTCCAATCTTCATTTTCAATTGGACTGCTTTTTCTCTAATACTTCTATAAATGCATCGACTACTAATGGGTTGAACTGTGTCCCTTTTCCGTTTTTAAGTTCTTCCATAGCTTCTTGTCTAGAAAGAGCCTTCTTATACACACGATCGGTTGTCATTGCATCGAATGCATCAACGACCGATACAATGGCGGATTCCAGCGCAATTTCATCACCTTTAAGACCGTATGGATAGCCTTTCCCATCGTGCCTTTCATGATGCTGTTCGACAATGAATGCTGTATCTGCTAACCATTCGACAGTATGCTCACGCATAATCTTTGCACCTTCAATTGTATGGGACTTCATAATCCCCCACTCTTCAGCTGTCAGCTTCCCAGGTTTATTTAGAATTTCTAGCGGGACAACGCGCTTGCCGACATCATGAAAATAGGCGCCCCATCTCAGCGTGCTAAGGCTTTCTGGCGGCAGTTCCATGTGCTTCCACACTTCGATTGAATAATCTTTGATGCGATTGCAATGCATATAGGTGTAGCCATCAACCGACTCAATCGCATCCGCCTCTTCCTGGAGGATTTGCGTCTCAAAAAATCGCGTCTCAAAACTTTCAGTAGACATTTTGATTAAAATCTCTGCTTCTGTTTTCCCGTAAAAAGAAATGATGTGTGCATAGTGCGATGCATCGATTGTCTCACCGACTTCCAATATATGCCTTTTTCCATCGTATTCTATTTCTACTATTCCGTTAAGAAGCAAATACGACTCTACGAGAGCGTCTTCTTTATCGTATTGAACCCAAAATGAACTATTTTTGTGCAATGAATAAAGCGCATTTGACAACCCATTCCATCTTCCGAGCAACACGACATCCGCATAACCGAGATGAATTACCGGATATCCTTCTCTAGTTTGATTGCTATACGATTGATTTGAAATAGTGTCCATTAGCGTACTCCTCGGATTAAGGCATATGACCATCAATTGCTATCTGAATATTATCATTATAGCAAGTCACACCATAGTTTCATACACCTTTACCCGATTGACGCAAAACAATGTCGATTAAAGCTCCTGCCTTAACGCATTGATAACATCAATTTTCGTCGCTTTACGCGCTGGACGCCATCCTGAAATCATCGCGACGCCTATGCTAATTACGGAAGCGATAACGACAAGTTGCCATGGAATTACTGAGAACGTAACAGTCATACCTCCAAAATCTTCTTCGCCGAGCGCAGCCGTAACAATGATTGGCAGCACGTAATTTGACACAATGCTCACCCCATAGGAAATAACAACTGCAAGAACCGTCCCCACAATACCAATCCATGCACTTTCCATTAGGAATAGTCGTTGGATTAGTTTCGGATCTGCCCCGATTGCTTTCATAACTCCAATTTCACGCGTCCGCTCCGTTACAGCCATGGTCATTGTGTTGAAAATTCCGATAGATGCAATTAATATCGCGATTGTCCCAACAAATACTAGCCCCGCTTTTAGCGCTAAGAAAAAGACATCTAATTGGTCAAGTTCATCTGATATGGAGTACACACTATATCCATCGTCTTTTAATGCAGTAGAGATTGCTTTTACATTTTCTAATTTATCCGCATAGACGTTTACATTGCCGTAAAATAATTGCTGCGCGTCTGATTGATCATCTGCTGGCTTGTCCACATGTGCATAATAGATTTTTTCTAGCTCTGGAATGATAGATGCGTCAGCATATATCTTTTGATCCTGCTCCCAATCTTTCGCTGGTTTCTTTCCGATACCGACTATCGTGAGTATTATTTTATCCTCAATCAATTCACCTTCATTGTCACTGACTTGATAGAGGAACTGTTCACCAATCACTTTGCCGTCATACGTAGTAAATTCACCATCTTCGTTTTCATCTTGTTGATTCATTAAGTACTCCGCGAAATGGCTTCCAACGATGACTTCATTTTCCCTTTCTGGTAAACGCCCTTCCCGAAGTTCAAAGTTTGCTTTCTCTTCTTCTTCAAAATCCGTCACAACTAGAGGGTTATTACCAGTAAAATTGCCGATTGAAGACTGCTGTTCTGTCGCTATATTTCGACGAAATACAACTACTTTTACATGATCCCGTTTCTTTAACTCCGTAACTTTCTCTTCATCCATCTCGCTTGAAAACACTTCAATTTGTGTCACAAGTCGATTCGATAAGACTTCTCCCCGAATCGTTTCGTGCAGCCCGAATCCAACTGACGCGAGCACAATTAAAAAAGCTGTTCCCATCGTGGCCGCAAGCACGGTCATAAAGACACGCATTTTATTTTTCTTGATATGTTGGCTTACGAAACTAATCTGGTCTTTAAATTGCATGCTGTACACCACCTTCCGTTAATACGCCATCATGCATTCTGTAAACGCGGTTTGCAGTTCGGGCAACTTCATCGTCGTGTGTAATTATGACAAATGTGATGCCCCTTGTTTTATTGAGTGATTGAATGAGTAGAAGTACATCCTGCTCTGTTTCAGAGTCTAGACTGCCCGTAGGTTCATCTGCGAAAATGATTGGCGGATCAGTGATGAGTGCACGCGCGATGCTCACACGTTGCTGCTGGCCCCCGGACAACTCGTTCGGATAATGATCTTGCACATCCGTTAGGCCAACGCTCCGCATAAGGTCTTTCACTTTCTTCTGTCGTTCATTTTTACTGATGCCCTTCAACGTCAATGGCAATTCAACATTCTCAAACGCCGTCAACCCAGGCATGAGTTGGAAGTTTTGAAAGACGAAACCGAAATGATCCAGTCGGAATTTCGCACTTTCCACCTCATTGAATGAGGACGTTTGTATACCTTGTACACTGATTTCTCCACTTTCCGGTGTTAGGAATCCTGCCATTATATGAAGAAGCGTTGATTTACCCGAACCACTTTTACCAACAATCGATACAATTTCACCGTCCGCAACCTCAAACGTCAACCCTTTCAGCACCGGAATCTGCTTCTCTTTACCCTTCTTACCGATTTTAAATGAATGATTTAAATTCCTTACATTAATCATGTATTCCCCTCCAAATTTTCTTCACTTCCCTCATTGTAAAGGAAGAATCTTAAGGGTTTGTGAGGATAGATATGAAGAATTTCTTAAGAATTTTAGAGGTGGAGTGGGGGATGGTCGGTCAAGCAACAGTTTTGATCGGTCGGCAACGCTATATAGTCGGTCAAGCAACAATTATGATCGGTCGGCAACGGTATATGGTCGGTCAGGCAACAGTTATGATCGGTCGGCAACGGTATATAGTCGGTCAAGCAACAATTATGATCGGTCGGCAACGGTATATGATTGGTCAGGTAACAGTTTTGATCGCCCACTCCCATTTCAACATAAAATATCTGTTATACACCAAAGTCCATTCATATAGAAAAAGAGTCTCAAACGCATAACTGCGTTAGGACTCTCTTCTAGATAGTAGTTATTTAGCTTCGTCAGCTGCAACTTCTTTTATTGCAATCGATTGTTGTGTAGGTTGCTTCGTATTTGCTGCTTTTATTTCAGTTGTTAGCTGGTCAATACTTGGGCGGATATTACCTTTGCCCGTGTAGTTTTCAAGCATTTCCTTAACGTCGATACCTGATGATGCTTTCAATGATTCTTGCAATGTCGCCATTAAGTTAGTAGCGTATGACGTTACTTTATTGGCTCCGCCGCCTTCACCACTGCCTGTATCGACAACTGTAATCTTATCGATATTCGCAAGCGGGCTTGCAATTTGTTTAGCATACTCAGGAATCATTTTAACAATCATATCAAGCATTGCAGCTTGGCCGTACTGTTCGAATGCTTCTGCAATTTTACGTTTTGCTTCTGCTTCAGCAAGACCTTTCAGGCGGATAATATCTGCCTCTGATTCCCCTTGAGCACGCAGTGAATCGGCTTTTGCCTGCCCGTCAAGACGGACTTTTTCTGCATCTGCAGACGCTCTTGCTTCAATGCGATATTTTTCTGCATCAGCTTCCGTAATTTGTTTAGATTTTTGGGCTTCTGCATTTTGTTCGATTGCATAGCGATCTGCATCAGCTTTTTTCTTAACTTCAGAATCATATTGTTTCTCGCGACGCAGAATCTCTTTCTCTTCAAGTTCAATTTGCTTTTGACGTTCAATGATTCGAATTTGCATTTCCTGTTCCATAACTTCCTGTTTCGAGACCGCCGTTTGAAGTTCGTATGCTTGGTCGGCACGCGCTTTTGCAACATCCTGATCACGACGGTAATCCGCAACCTTCAATTGATTCTCTTTTTCAGCTTCGGCAATTTCAGTTGCGCGTTCGATTTCTGCTTTTTGCGCTTCTTTAGATGCCTCTGCATTTTTAATGCGCGTTTCTTTTTCAGCTTCAACCATTGCAATATCTGCA contains:
- a CDS encoding ABC transporter permease, whose protein sequence is MQFKDQISFVSQHIKKNKMRVFMTVLAATMGTAFLIVLASVGFGLHETIRGEVLSNRLVTQIEVFSSEMDEEKVTELKKRDHVKVVVFRRNIATEQQSSIGNFTGNNPLVVTDFEEEEKANFELREGRLPERENEVIVGSHFAEYLMNQQDENEDGEFTTYDGKVIGEQFLYQVSDNEGELIEDKIILTIVGIGKKPAKDWEQDQKIYADASIIPELEKIYYAHVDKPADDQSDAQQLFYGNVNVYADKLENVKAISTALKDDGYSVYSISDELDQLDVFFLALKAGLVFVGTIAILIASIGIFNTMTMAVTERTREIGVMKAIGADPKLIQRLFLMESAWIGIVGTVLAVVISYGVSIVSNYVLPIIVTAALGEEDFGGMTVTFSVIPWQLVVIASVISIGVAMISGWRPARKATKIDVINALRQEL
- a CDS encoding NUDIX hydrolase, with the translated sequence MDYIQTMRRMIGKESLLTVGCGVIITNEDKVLLQHRTDEDNWCIPGGVMEIGETFEETVQRETYEETGLVVEELQLFGLYSGESCFVTYPNGDQVYSVQVIFHSTTYSGELQQGGAESQAHCFFGRDELPENLNPRQKAFIQDWAHDKKVPIMR
- a CDS encoding ABC transporter ATP-binding protein; translation: MINVRNLNHSFKIGKKGKEKQIPVLKGLTFEVADGEIVSIVGKSGSGKSTLLHIMAGFLTPESGEISVQGIQTSSFNEVESAKFRLDHFGFVFQNFQLMPGLTAFENVELPLTLKGISKNERQKKVKDLMRSVGLTDVQDHYPNELSGGQQQRVSIARALITDPPIIFADEPTGSLDSETEQDVLLLIQSLNKTRGITFVIITHDDEVARTANRVYRMHDGVLTEGGVQHAI
- the fumC gene encoding class II fumarate hydratase, with amino-acid sequence MDYRIEHDTFGEIKVPADKLWGAQTQRSKQNFKIGGEKMPIGVIRAFAHLKKSAAIASHAHGALSEAKMKAISAAADEVVSGKLDDHFPLVVWQTGSGTQSNMNMNEVLAYRGNQLLEEWGEEDRLHPNDDVNKSQSSNDTFPTALHVAGVVAVQQQLVPAIGVLKATLGKKSEEFMDIIKIGRTHLQDATPLTLGQEISGWHRMLEKTEKMITDSVESMKELAIGGTAVGTGLNAPAGFGDRVAAEISTAVGIEFTSAINKFHSLTSYDEIVYVHGAIKALAADLMKIANDVRWLASGPRSGIGEITIPENEPGSSIMPGKVNPTQSEALTMVVAQVMGNDATIGFAASQGNFELNVFKPVIIFNFLQSVTLLSDAMISFNENCAVGIEPNREEIDRKVQNSLMLVTALNPYIGYENAAKIAKTAHAEGTTLKEAALKSGLLTEEQFDEYVVPSKMIGR
- a CDS encoding HD-GYP domain-containing protein; the protein is MDTISNQSYSNQTREGYPVIHLGYADVVLLGRWNGLSNALYSLHKNSSFWVQYDKEDALVESYLLLNGIVEIEYDGKRHILEVGETIDASHYAHIISFYGKTEAEILIKMSTESFETRFFETQILQEEADAIESVDGYTYMHCNRIKDYSIEVWKHMELPPESLSTLRWGAYFHDVGKRVVPLEILNKPGKLTAEEWGIMKSHTIEGAKIMREHTVEWLADTAFIVEQHHERHDGKGYPYGLKGDEIALESAIVSVVDAFDAMTTDRVYKKALSRQEAMEELKNGKGTQFNPLVVDAFIEVLEKKQSN